The DNA sequence ATCATTTAAGACTACagtaaaaatgagcaaaactaGATTTTGTGGTAAATGATCAGATAATTGTGGATAGGAATGAAttttagaaatatatatatatatatatatataaaaattgaattgatcTTTACTTACTAATTGCTATTTGGTGGCcatgttttttatgaaaaacagggatttctgtttgttttaaaaacaaaattgaacaattttacttttataaatTTTAATTTGGCTTAAATTATTCACcgttttttaatgttcttttttaaacaaaaaaaaaagttttggattCAAACtagaaacataaataaaaatgggcTCTTTTCCCCTGCAGTGTGGATTCAAAATGGAATAAATTCAGTACTTTGGCAGTGAAACCCGCCTCCTAGGGAAACATTTGTTGGAGCAGCAAAGAAATGAGGCGTCAGTGAATAATCTCACTCACGATTCATTAATGGGAACAAAAATGAAGTCCTTCTGGAACAGATCCACATGTCGAGTCCACGTCTTTACCCTGTTGTGCTTTCTCTTCTGGATTCTGAGGAGAAAAAGGAATTTAGTTTGTGTAAAAATCCTTCCGTTCGGCCTATAAAAGCTTTCCACGTTGACACTCACGGCAGGCTGGTGGTATCTGTGGCGTTCCTGCGCTCTCTCTGGTTCAGTCTTTTGTAAAAAAACGAGCTGAACACGTGGATTCTTTGTGCATCGTCTTTTTTCAATTTCTCTAAAACTAAATATCTGACGGAGCAGAGCGACACTGTGTCAGGGCTGGCAATTTAAGACGAAAACTTTTCAAACGGTACAGCTTCACATCACATACttactttaaataaaagtctatgATAACATCATTTAGGAATTCACCATCATTAAGGCAGTGGAGGTCTTCGTTAGTTACCGTTATCCCACCTTTGGCTGGAGGGGGAGGGTAAACCATTAACCTGGAAGACAAACATTGACCTGAGTGGTGGTGGGACTGCAGACTTGCAGAATTCCTACTTCCAACTTTTCCTGCAGGTTCTTACCATAAAGTagggcaggaaaaaaaaacaacacactatTCATAAACATGTAATTTTCTGTGTATCGGTGTAacaaaattgtcaaaaataagaaaaaagatgaggAATTCCTCAATACCCAGCCTGTTCAGGAAATAAGCTTTACTAGACTTTTCTAGATTCGAGGGTAAAAATACAACACATTAAATGCTCTTTATTACTGTGTTTGAAATTGTACTAATTAAACTCCCAAAAAACTTATTTTAGGAATGTTGACTGAGAATCTAGATCCACATCTAATCTTCTGTTCTGAACACTGTTCGCTGTTCAAACACAAACTTGTGTCTAAAGACAAACAACTGGCATCCCAAACCTTTTGAATGTTCTTCAAACAAAATCGTTAATTATGGCGTTCCACAAGGCTATGTACTCTCTTTCATAAAATTGCAGTTTAAGTTTCTATTCAACTatgttacaaagaaaaaaccttcaaaatctTTAGATGACAGATTTAGTTTGATGGATATTTCTATTTTCCTTAGTCTTAATAAATCAGAAACATTAATTATAAAGTGCCACATGGTTTTGCCTTTGAAACACTGATTTTCATTCAATACCCAAGCTTCCATAAAGTGACGATATTTCAAAGCAGAGGGTAAATTTCTATTAAAGCAACTGATTTGGTAATAAAGTTTCATAATCACAACGGCATAAAGGTCACTTACTTCACGATTGGTCCAGAGAAAGAGGGAGGCAGGTCAGTCATGTCTTCGTCTTCATCCTCAAAGTAAGACCTGGTCTGGCGGGTGGCCATCCGTGTTCGTCCAGCTATGCTTACCGGCGACACAGAGGGAACGTGGGTGAAGTTGGGAGAGTTTTGAACGGATTTTTCCTGCAGGATTTAGGACAGCAATAAAGATGATTAGATATTTAGACTGAAAAACCTCAGAGAATCTCATCACATGAGGGAATTAACAAACCGACCTTCTCGCTCTTCTGGCTCGATGATTTGTTGTAGTTCACCAGACGAACGTTGGCCTCATCAAACGTCAATTTGGTCGGGAAGTCACTGAGGTTGTTGGTTGTGCCTATCGCGGTCAAAATGTCCTCCAGGATAATCTGTTCCTTCAACGCTAGGCCGTTCTCGAAGATCAGAACAATATACTTCTCGTCTGACGCTGCAGGAAGAAGAGTTAGAAGAGCGTTGCTCTTTCTAGCTGTGTACCTCCATCCTGCACGTGGATTTGCGTGGACGCAGGGATGAACTCACCGTTCCCGTCGCAGTCGTACCAATGGCCTCCATTCTCCTTGGACATGTTGAGCTGCGTGCGCAGGCGGAGGCACTCTTTCGGGGTCGTTTGAAAGAACAAGACGGGAAGTTTCCGGACACAGCACCACTCGCAGAGAATGATCTCGGACGTCTGAAGGCAAACCTTCTCTATGCTGTCGTTCACCGGACCTGATGGTACACAAGCAACATGTCTTAGACATAATCCCACAAAACTAATCTATTGCACTACTCTGATAAAATACCTCAAAGCTATTTTAACAAAagtctttaaacataaaaacgaTGATGCTGCTTACCTTGTGTTTCTAGCTGAATGTGGTCAATAGAAaactagaagaaaaagaaaaaacacttcttCATTCATGGGACTACCGGTAGTATTTAAACCATCGCACTAATACAAATTTCCATGTTCAATACATCTACatataaaacataaatttatttgtatttttttttttgcttaaaaacgcATATAAACCATCAAAGAGTTGACTAAATGACTGCTGATGTTTCCTTTTCCTGTAAGGACAGACTGGTATCAGCTTTActcctatttttgttttattaaacctattttatcatttaacacttaaaaTAGTGAACCTCTGTGAAGTAGCTTAAACAAACAAGTTTAAATAGCGCAACTACCAACTAGAAAATATAGTTCACTGTTAACTAGTAATAATAGTGATAATTAGTCTTGTGAGAAAGTTTGCTGACTGTAGCGTCAGAACtcttgaacatttttgatcctaagtcattaattttttttaatgaattctttcaaagttgtTGTTGTACATGATGATGTGTATTCATGACTACCTCACATCAATGTAACCAAGTTattatttctgagtgtttttaagaaaactttACACTTTGTAGACTTTCGTCTCTCTGTTTAACTCTTTTTAGAGaatgttaatgttaatgtgtattttttaatgtaggTTTTTGTCTGAGTTTGggcaaaataaaagagaaacttGCCGTcagctaaaatgttttttttaaagagttattGAGTCTGAATCTGCGATTCTCCTGCACTTTTACCTTCTGCTAAAACTAGTGCTGTATTCCGCTAGAATAGAATGTTGTGATCCGTTCACGATATTCACACTTCTAGTGGAGTATTTATCGGTGATAATAGGCTTGAAATGTATAGTGCTGATCATAATGATGAGAGTAAAATACATATCTGATCTCTGATGCAACATCCCATTCTGATGGGATTGGGACATCCCCATTCACTAGTTCACATCTTAAAGTCCTATTTCAGTTTCAATCTGGCACCTCAGAATTATTATTGAGATGATGAAAATACTCacaactacaggctttttcacCATCCTCCGCAGGCTTCCTATTCTTATGCTCCGGCACTCCAGAATAATGCTGTCGCACCTGTTTGATGCGACTTTGGGCTTCTTGGTTCTTGGTGGAAGCTGCTCAGGGGGCTGATTTCCAAActgtaaaaaccacaaaaacaaggAGCTGCTTGGAACTTTTCTTCTAGTCTAGTCTTTTCAAACTAATCAAGTGGCTCCGCACCTGATCCTTCATCCGGGCTCTCCGTGGTATTGTGATCTTTATGTTGACATCTTCAAAGAACTCTGAGCCGATCTCTTCCTGAGCTTCGGTGCTCTTCACCTCCGCCTCCCCCCTGCCCCCGGAAGGCACCGGGGAAGAGTGTGCCGAGTCAGCAGGCCGAGGAGAAACACTGTCCAGTCTGTTGACACTTCCCGTACTGGCATTGTCggcctcatcctcctcctcgtcgCTGGAAAGAACGacttaaaacaacagaagagATGGTGTTTACAGACATTCCTGCTTTTTCCTTTCCCAGTGGAGTGACCTATTAACCCTTTCTGCTTTCCGTTTCTCTGACTCAAACCATTTAAAGGAACTCTGATGAGGAGTTGCAACTGTTCTTcttttcgtgtttttttttttgtttataataaaGGCAAAACACGCCACATAGAATCATAGATGTTATGTTTAAAAAGGGTGACCTAAACTAATTTAGTGtcatgtgaaaatgaaaaaaaaaagatcctaaTTTATCGTTTCTGCGTAGTACAGAGGTTTgtataaaaagatgattttagatgatttgtgttttgtctttttcctgaAGTGCTTCGACACCGAACAATACAGGCTTCTAAATAGTAGATTAAATCCTAGAAAAATGcctttataatatatataaattagtATCAAAGTGCAGAACATAACCTTAGTTTTAAGAGAAATCCCCCTCACACATcctaaaacagaaataaatgagggctagacaaaaaaattaaagagcAGAGACAAAAGTTTCAACATTGTTTgactctacatacaaaactTCCACAGTTTATTaggtcaaaggaaaaaaagaagttacaCCCCTGATGTTTCTCCTCTTGACTTACTGGGATCATTGAGCTGGTGCTGCTTCACCGCCGCCGTCCTCTTCCCCGACGCCCTGCCCAACACAGCTGACGCGCCGTCATCTGAAGGTAACTGGGATCCCAGCATGCTCGTGGCGCGCACAGGTACGGCCTCCCCGCCGGGTATCTTAATGGTAGTACCCGGTTTGCAAAAGCTCTGCTGAAGGCTGTTCGGACTGCGGGAGGTTTGGGGTCTTATTGGAGGTCTGGGGGTCAAAGACGACAACGTGGCCGGCTGACTGGGGATTAGTGATGCGCTGCTCCTGCAGTTATGACACTTGGTACTGTCCTCGCTTGGCTTGTTGCACTTCAGGCACACTGCATAGTAGACAGTCGACTGTGGagcctgtcaaaataaaagaaccgCAGTTTAGCTAAGGATATTTTCAGTCTGAGCACTAAACAACACAGAATTTGTCCAACTTCATTAAAGTATAGGCACATTGTTTCAAACAGTGCAGTTTAGTCATGGAGCCTGAACACATTTCTGCCTCTAAACAACAAAGCAAAATGTGATCTGAGAAAGTGTCAAATATTTAGCTGCAATTCAGTAACTGTACACTGACCCAActgaacagaaaacaacaaataagGACTCATTTTACCTCTGCTTGTTTGACCGGTGTGGAAGAGTTAGAGACGTCCAACGgcttcctcctctgcaggaTTCGACGTTTTATATTTAAGGTCTCCTCTTCTGAAAGGTTGGAAAGAAAATCCTCTTACAAAGATGCTGAAACTGAAGAATCTAATGGTTCCCATAGAGCTTCCAAATTTAAAACAAGCTGCACCAACTGTacaaactgagttttttttactaacaaGCCTATGTAGGgaagttcttttaaaaaattaacctttttataataatggattagagctttttcttgttgctcaaagcgcttacaatgggTCTATTATTCATTCACTTATAACCTATTGATCTGTCAAATATCTTCCTTTCTCAGTTATGACGTAGTAAAGTAGTTTATGTCTAAAAATCACACCAGTCAGAGTGGGAAGCCTAAAAAAAGAGTCTTTGATGCTTAtgataataatataaaataatatatgAACTGTAAAGAAGGAAGTGTGCACAAAGTGAACCACCAGCTCTTATGCATTTGCTGTCATAAATGTGCTCTAGTATTACCTGGGCTCTCTTGGCAGGTGAGGACGATGCTGTCCACTTCTACGTTTTGCTGTGAGGGTGAAaagtcatttctgcagaaagacaaaGGCATTTATTTAAAGGACAAATAccctttttggttttatttcaaactgtgcatcaaatgttgcttttcctggtaaaaaataaaacatttttccaaactgACTTTGACCCAGCTTTTGCTGAACATGCAAACTATCATGTTTTTTCAAACTATAGGCGCAATGTTGGAGATTGAACGCCTATTTTGTATATTTGCACCAGATTATTGAAACTAAACAGTCCAATACTGGGTTTTAACTACGTTGTTCAGTTGGAAAACCAAACAATACTCTCACTTTTTCCTTTCATTATGTTGAAGGACAGTACACTCTGCTGagctcctgactacagtacccataatgcacCAATAGTTTACCAAAAGCTCATAACCTGAATGTGGGTTTGGATAAAACTTTAGGTTGatcctaaaaaaatataatgcCTGCACGAAACCAGGTTTCACTTGTACTGCAACTGAagcaacattttaataaagtagTGCAACACTCCCACACAGCTTTAAACCTTGGCTGCTATTTTCatctcctgcctgcctgtcttACCTTTGGACGGGCTTCTTCACAGCTGATGGCAGCTGAGCGTGCTGAAAGTGCCGGCCTTGTAAAAAGATTCCTTGAGGAGGTGGAGTGAAGACGTAGTAACTTGCTCCGTTGTGTGTTGGAGACGGCGTTGCTGCTGCAAGCGGAACATCACTGCTGCAGCAAAGaccattttttgtttcaagATTACGCAACACACACTGAATATGAAACCTCTAATCAATTACATTTGAAATATTACCCAGCCAACATGCGAGCATAGAAGTGTTTGAGGTGGAAgtagactaaaaaaaaaggtcaaaatgtgGTTCCCACCAATATTCCAGCCCTATAATATTCCAGCCCAGACGGATCACATTGGACCCCGTGGACAATCCCACACCGGACCTACTGCTGCAGAACTACtccactgatttaaaaaattcacaaaTATGTTTCCACTTTAACTCAATTccattaaaatcccactccaactatatttgtctattgtaaaattgttccccAGTGgtgtttaattatgattatgttgtttttagccattatttaaaaaaacgtattgttttctgggacatagtttctgcagagcggcaggactgCATTAGAacatcacctctgagttgtgagcaggactgttgAAGCAGAAGTAACCCGAATTTGATACACTATAATTACTTTGCTTGGACTcgctcccactagcttacagccccctcaagaccccaagctaacattagtgtgGCAGAAAAAAACGGCGAGCAACATCAAAGCTATCAGAGCCagtttccagctcagacgaggaaaacaaagacgcacatggatctagtctgCAGAAGGAGACTCTTGCGTATTTCTTTCAGGACTTACTCAGACATGCACTtctaatcttaaattcttttatttataaatatcctccattgtgagaaaaatgaacaagaacgtgttaaaaacaccaaatgtaACTGTTGAGTTTCCaatcaaaaaaacaatattgattGGTTATGGAAAGAATTTCACATATCTAGTGATTTATCCTTCACAAAAGTGAAACTTTGatcagtaaaataataaatttgtacattaaaaagtacAGAATGTTATTTCACAGCTTTCATAAATCAATGTGAGAGACGATCAAAGTGATTGACCAACTTTATTGAACCCAAATCAGCCAGGACTGTTGTATAAACCCACAGTTAAACCATATGTGCCGCCCACTGAAATGCAACCTGGGTagtgaaagcatttttttatttaccacgTCGGATCCAAAGCTAACCAAATCGAGTAACCTGACGGAGATCTGAAAGATGAAACTGTAACTTCCTATTCACTTTAACTGTATGACTGAAAACTGCTGTGACAATTCAGGCAAGGCTACTTTGCTACACATCAAGTGTTtttatagaaaagaaaacagaattaaatttaaaaaaaagagataaaccTTCCTTGAAGAGAGAATCTAGAAAccgaaaaaagacaaacataccTGATTCTTTTGGGAGTCAGCTTGTTCAGAGGCCTCATGTGATTATTTGTCCTCTTCTCGTAGGTTCTTATGGAGTTGGAGGAACTGAAGTGCCTTAAAGATGGagactaaaacaaaatgttcaagTGTTAAGAAAAACGTCATCTCAGAGGAAACAAATCCTCCTTTAAAAAGGAGGGACTATATTATTTTCAGACAATGTTATGGAGAGTTTTACTTGTTTTGTGGTTTAAATATTCACCTGCTAACATGGGctttataaaacacaaaaaaaggtcaaactgaCATCATCCTTACAGATGATATCAAGCCGTAGCCGCCCAAATGAACCCCTAGAGGTTTTATCCAACAGACTGGAGTGTCCTGGCTTCATCGGCCTCCAACTCTACAGACTCACCTTTTTCTCATCAGGGGAGGTGGGCTGCTGCATCTCCTTCACGCTGATCACGCTCGCGCTGACCGATCAAGAAGGAAAAGAACAAAGCTAGGTCATGAGAGTGCACTCCAGCTCCATGCATCTGATCTGGTGCGGcggatttttatgaaaaaacaatCACCTTTTATCATCTAAACCCAAGTACTTTGGGTCATGGTTACGATACTTGTAATACTTTATTGATTTTGCTTTTAATCTTGAAAActaaagctgtaaattgaaaaaacatccagaaacactaacattttccacattccaTTTTTAGGTAGAGTTCTatccaaaaaaaattaataaatctgTTCACTAAGagagttaacatttttttctaatccaATTTCTTCAAAGCTGCATTGAAAGGAGATAATttacaaaaaggagaaaaggatttaaaacatttagattGTAGTTGGAGGTGAGGTAAGACTAAAATGAGGAAAagaggaaaccaaaaaaaaagactacttAAAGTCAAATCGATCTCAAACTTCATAAAAGAAACATCAAATCTACACACAAAATAATCTGCAAATTACCTTCAAGCATGTTAACTGCACCCTCTTATTTGGTGCTTCCTTTGGCTTCTCATCTTCTTAGTAAATTAAAAGCCATGatctgaatttctttttgttttctttgcatcaTGCTAGATTCgaggttttaaacttttttaaatttgttttcagtGTTGCGGCGAATACTAGTTCAGTCTTAAACGTTGTAAATTGTCGTACAGTTCTGAAAATGCAGATTGTAATTTATAGATTATTAAAACTGCAGCTACATGTTTTAGTCCAGCTATTTTAATCTGTAAGAGAAACAAACgttgtaaagacccactccgatgaaaaagATGTTTCGTCTGTAACATGTTCACGTGTCATTTTTCTCACGGTAaaggacatatattaaaaaaaaattcatcttaaatttggatttctgagtattttttattaaaagctttgtgaatcaggagcagaagaaaaaatgctccctgctccactccattctgataatccactgtcagacaaatagatccatatacgtctttgttttcctcgtctgagctggaatctggatctaaactgtacggctggatagctccaatactgctcaccatttgTTTTGTACTGCTAATATTATTTTgagattgtgaggggctgtaagctagcgggagagagtataaacaaagggatgatgggaaatgagggcacgCATGCTCCACACTAACAGTCCCATCCACATCTCAGAGGTCAATTAGTAAAGAACTCCTgctggtctgcagaaactatgtcctagaaaacagcaaaggctttttgatttaggctaaaaacaccATCAGCATAATTAAGAGACCACCGGGAATGCCGTTTcagcagaagatcggagtggaacttgaAAAGAGAAGCAGGATAATGATCATAGAGCCTCTGCTCCATAACAGAGGTGTCAGAAGGACATGTCTTCTCTGCATGTGTGCTGGTAGAGTGATGCGGTGCAGCGTCTGAAATGGAGGCCAGGAGAAGATGCTTACTCGTTTAGCTTTTCTTCGTCACTGTCACTAGGGGGAGAAAAGCTCCAGCTGTGCTTGAAGCCTCCATCTCGCCTGGTCTCTGATCTATCCAGGGCTTGAATTGAATAATAGCTCACAGAGTTAGAAACTCACATCAgtgcagggacacaaacacacaagcatCAGCTCAAACCATCATTTGACAGAAGCTTGAGGGCCGAACATTTCAACAATcagaaatgttaaaagaaaaaacagctgcaaccgcaaaaaaatatatatacacttGTGTCACCGCAATAAACTTCAAATATcctgggcttttattttgttatttaaatgttaCGCACATAGCTGATCAGCTGCTTGGTCGATTCTATGCCAAACATTTCTTAACcaaaaaaatgactaattttaCAAACTAAAAGACCTTTGATTCATAATTGTTTAATTGCACAAGTGTAATTTGGTGCTAAAACCCCCATTCACCATTCCCCGGAAGACACAACGCAGTTCCCAAACCAGCAGAGAGATCCGATCTGTTGGTTAGCCACAGATTCTCTTGAGGAGATCTGATTCTCTCTGCGTGTCAAAGCAGAAGCTGGGATCACAAATTCAGGTAAACAAGCTGGTGGCCCCTCCTGCTTCACATGGCAGATGTGTGACAGAGGTCAGGAATGGACAGAAATGTTGCACAACAGTGCAACTCGCACACAAACTGGGCAGTGAGGACAAAAGCCGGTTTACAGAGTCAGGCGAATGTCTGATGTAAAATgtatattaatattttaatgGCCATTCATACACTGAATATAACTTTTTAAGATTTACAATCATTTAATTATACATGTGATGTGTTTTTCTATCAGTAACTATTTTAATTTCCTTTACTTTTGgcaacaagagagaaaagtccctttcaaaataaaatacaccccgTGTCAAAAAGACCCTCCTGCTGACATAAATGTCAGAAGTGGAGTCAAACACGGCATGATGATATTACAGAGctttcatccttttttcttctttcattatttttttacctaaatACAAAGATATACTTGAACTTTGCTCTGAACTGTGTCTTAAGCCTAATCTAAGAATAAATCACTCTGACAATAGATTAAACTTTTGACCATAATTCTGCTTAAACTAACGTCAATGAAAAAACTTTGGTAAATTAAACAATTCAAcccaaactacaaaaacaaacatttatatctattgttatcatttttcttcaaagccagaGAACTCCAGAGCTTCAGGTTGCCGACTCCTGGACATTTGCACAGCAAGATGCCACAAactaatggggaaaaaaaatcccatctgCTTTATAGAATATAGTTACAATTTCATGGAAGAGCTACTGGGTTTGTTCCATCTGTGACCTCAACGACCCCCCCATGCATAACCACGTTAATGCAGGTCATCCGGCTGGCTGCAGGCTCAGCAGGTAAACAATACTTAAACCTCCTCTCTGCAGGAACCACTTCCCCTTTACTATTGCACGTTTGTTGCTGAAGCAAAGACATTAAAAGCCTTTTCAGTTTTCAAAACCATAGTTTTGAGCTCCAAGGCTTTTTCTCCTCTAGCATAATGGCTGCACAGCTGCTGTTAGGGGTTAGTAGACACTGTGGTGGGGAAAAATAGGATCAGGTAtggaagaataaaaaagaaaaaaatgctagaGCGAGTTGCTATGGAAACGTCAGGTTTTTGCTCCGTTCTTCAGCTACttcaatccatccatcagtcTGGTTTAGAACAACTAAGGggggtatttttttattcctcccAAGTTTCATAGGGTCCATTTGGTCTGAAGAGCCAACTAACTGCACAAGTTCCTGGTCTCATTCTAAATCGATCCTCTATTTGTCGTGAGCAACCACTACATCGACAAAGTATGCCCACAATTGACTCATTTTAATCACGACTGCCCTGAAAGTTTTGCAAAATACAAAACTCATCTTTATATAAGtagaagctttttattttaaaaagaaaaagcaaacaacaaaTTCCAGGGTTTGAAATAATAATGACCAgactcatttctgtttttctttttcacaatgTGATCATCTTGTCTTCCCATGTTTTTCAGTTGGTCTAAATttaggagaaagaaaaactttagggaagaattaaaatatttaatatgcaGAAAGTAAGGAATTCAAATGAGAGACATTAAACTCGAAAAATAAACTATTAGGGAAggagccttttttttctattttagaaaTGAACAATGATGAG is a window from the Oryzias latipes chromosome 24, ASM223467v1 genome containing:
- the senp6 gene encoding sentrin-specific protease 6 isoform X4 produces the protein MAHNRSFFLEALDRSETRRDGGFKHSWSFSPPSDSDEEKLNDASVISVKEMQQPTSPDEKKSPSLRHFSSSNSIRTYEKRTNNHMRPLNKLTPKRISDVPLAAATPSPTHNGASYYVFTPPPQGIFLQGRHFQHAQLPSAVKKPVQRNDFSPSQQNVEVDSIVLTCQESPEEETLNIKRRILQRRKPLDVSNSSTPVKQAEAPQSTVYYAVCLKCNKPSEDSTKCHNCRSSASLIPSQPATLSSLTPRPPIRPQTSRSPNSLQQSFCKPGTTIKIPGGEAVPVRATSMLGSQLPSDDGASAVLGRASGKRTAAVKQHQLNDPIVLSSDEEEDEADNASTGSVNRLDSVSPRPADSAHSSPVPSGGRGEAEVKSTEAQEEIGSEFFEDVNIKITIPRRARMKDQFGNQPPEQLPPRTKKPKVASNRCDSIILECRSIRIGSLRRMVKKPVVFSIDHIQLETQGPVNDSIEKVCLQTSEIILCEWCCVRKLPVLFFQTTPKECLRLRTQLNMSKENGGHWYDCDGNASDEKYIVLIFENGLALKEQIILEDILTAIGTTNNLSDFPTKLTFDEANVRLVNYNKSSSQKSEKEKSVQNSPNFTHVPSVSPVSIAGRTRMATRQTRSYFEDEDEDMTDLPPSFSGPIVKLMVYPPPPAKGGITVTNEDLHCLNDGEFLNDVIIDFYLKYLVLEKLKKDDAQRIHVFSSFFYKRLNQRERRNATDTTSLPIQKRKHNRVKTWTRHVDLFQKDFIFVPINESAHWYLAVICFPGLEGPVFDKNPLYCGPTPASGSVADFQSEDSIPDHCRPLSPDGDCLDSPSEFESSEAPGGSAEGQSNLNPENFAEDAQESLGNSQAEPEQHYSSELHRISLCYGSGKEDDTYTFSDDQSSCQDECSEDGTLAEDGVPSDVSSLASKPTILKQPCILIMDSLRGPTRSTVVKTLREYLEVEWEVRKGTQRSFSKEVMKGSSPCVPQQDNFSDCGVYVLQYVESFFENPPPRFHLPMNLSEWFPQQRMKTKREEIKELILTLQEQQELNLESKQEGTPLGSSEEPDVQETSELKGKVSKMVISP
- the senp6 gene encoding sentrin-specific protease 6 isoform X3, producing the protein MAHNRSFFLEALDRSETRRDGGFKHSWSFSPPSDSDEEKLNDASVISVKEMQQPTSPDEKKSPSLRHFSSSNSIRTYEKRTNNHMRPLNKLTPKRISSDVPLAAATPSPTHNGASYYVFTPPPQGIFLQGRHFQHAQLPSAVKKPVQRNDFSPSQQNVEVDSIVLTCQESPEEETLNIKRRILQRRKPLDVSNSSTPVKQAEAPQSTVYYAVCLKCNKPSEDSTKCHNCRSSASLIPSQPATLSSLTPRPPIRPQTSRSPNSLQQSFCKPGTTIKIPGGEAVPVRATSMLGSQLPSDDGASAVLGRASGKRTAAVKQHQLNDPIVLSSDEEEDEADNASTGSVNRLDSVSPRPADSAHSSPVPSGGRGEAEVKSTEAQEEIGSEFFEDVNIKITIPRRARMKDQFGNQPPEQLPPRTKKPKVASNRCDSIILECRSIRIGSLRRMVKKPVVFSIDHIQLETQGPVNDSIEKVCLQTSEIILCEWCCVRKLPVLFFQTTPKECLRLRTQLNMSKENGGHWYDCDGNASDEKYIVLIFENGLALKEQIILEDILTAIGTTNNLSDFPTKLTFDEANVRLVNYNKSSSQKSEKEKSVQNSPNFTHVPSVSPVSIAGRTRMATRQTRSYFEDEDEDMTDLPPSFSGPIVKLMVYPPPPAKGGITVTNEDLHCLNDGEFLNDVIIDFYLKYLVLEKLKKDDAQRIHVFSSFFYKRLNQRERRNATDTTSLPIQKRKHNRVKTWTRHVDLFQKDFIFVPINESAHWYLAVICFPGLEGPVFDKNPLYCGPTPASGSVADFQSEDSIPDHCRPLSPDGDCLDSPSEFESSEAPGGSAEGQSNLNPENFAEDAQESLGNSQAEPEQHYSSELHRISLCYGSGKEDDTYTFSDDQSSCQDECSEDGTLAEDGVPSDVSSLASKPTILKQPCILIMDSLRGPTRSTVVKTLREYLEVEWEVRKGTQRSFSKEVMKGSSPCVPQQDNFSDCGVYVLQYVESFFENPPPRFHLPMNLSEWFPQQRMKTKREEIKELILTLQEQQELNLESKQEGTPLGSSEEPDVQETSELKGKVSKMVISP
- the senp6 gene encoding sentrin-specific protease 6 isoform X2 — its product is MAHNRSFFLEALDRSETRRDGGFKHSWSFSPPSDSDEEKLNESVSASVISVKEMQQPTSPDEKKSPSLRHFSSSNSIRTYEKRTNNHMRPLNKLTPKRISDVPLAAATPSPTHNGASYYVFTPPPQGIFLQGRHFQHAQLPSAVKKPVQRNDFSPSQQNVEVDSIVLTCQESPEEETLNIKRRILQRRKPLDVSNSSTPVKQAEAPQSTVYYAVCLKCNKPSEDSTKCHNCRSSASLIPSQPATLSSLTPRPPIRPQTSRSPNSLQQSFCKPGTTIKIPGGEAVPVRATSMLGSQLPSDDGASAVLGRASGKRTAAVKQHQLNDPIVLSSDEEEDEADNASTGSVNRLDSVSPRPADSAHSSPVPSGGRGEAEVKSTEAQEEIGSEFFEDVNIKITIPRRARMKDQFGNQPPEQLPPRTKKPKVASNRCDSIILECRSIRIGSLRRMVKKPVVFSIDHIQLETQGPVNDSIEKVCLQTSEIILCEWCCVRKLPVLFFQTTPKECLRLRTQLNMSKENGGHWYDCDGNASDEKYIVLIFENGLALKEQIILEDILTAIGTTNNLSDFPTKLTFDEANVRLVNYNKSSSQKSEKEKSVQNSPNFTHVPSVSPVSIAGRTRMATRQTRSYFEDEDEDMTDLPPSFSGPIVKLMVYPPPPAKGGITVTNEDLHCLNDGEFLNDVIIDFYLKYLVLEKLKKDDAQRIHVFSSFFYKRLNQRERRNATDTTSLPIQKRKHNRVKTWTRHVDLFQKDFIFVPINESAHWYLAVICFPGLEGPVFDKNPLYCGPTPASGSVADFQSEDSIPDHCRPLSPDGDCLDSPSEFESSEAPGGSAEGQSNLNPENFAEDAQESLGNSQAEPEQHYSSELHRISLCYGSGKEDDTYTFSDDQSSCQDECSEDGTLAEDGVPSDVSSLASKPTILKQPCILIMDSLRGPTRSTVVKTLREYLEVEWEVRKGTQRSFSKEVMKGSSPCVPQQDNFSDCGVYVLQYVESFFENPPPRFHLPMNLSEWFPQQRMKTKREEIKELILTLQEQQELNLESKQEGTPLGSSEEPDVQETSELKGKVSKMVISP